In the genome of Roseovarius sp. Pro17, the window TGGGGCTGGAGCCGCTGCGCCATCGCGCGGCCACGCGTCTGTCGGGCGGCGAAACGGCGCGCGCGTTGATCGCGCGGGCACTGGCGCAAGACACACCGCTGCTGATGGCGGATGAGCCGACAGCGGGCCTTGACCCCGCGCATCAGATTTCCACGATGGAGACGTTCGCGGCGCTCGCCGCCCAAGGCAAATCGTGCCTCGTGTCGCTGCACGATCTGGGCCTTGCCGTGCGCCATTGCACACGGTTGATCCTGCTCGCGCCCGACGGTGATCTGGCGGCCGATGGCGCGCCCGGTGACGTGCTGACGCCCGAGCGGCTGGATGCTGTGTTCGGCATCGCCGCCGCGTTTTGCGACGGCGAGGATGGGCCGTTGTTCCAGCCGTTGCGCGTGACGCGATGATGGCACTAACTCTGGACACGCCGTGGCTTGAATTCGATCTGGGCGGCCAGATGCGGGTGCTAAGCTGGGCCATCAACCGCCCCGGCCTTGTTACAGCGCGCCGCATCCTCTGGCGTGAGGTGCGCAATGCCGACCTGCCGCCGGATCTGGACGTGCCGACTTGGCTACATGGCGCGCTAAAGGCGCGCGGCGCGCTGGATGCGGTGACGTTCCTAACCTCGCGCGATATCGTTCACCACCATGTCGCAGAGGCACAGGTCGAGGATGTCACCGCCTGCGCTGTCGCCACCGTGGGCCTGTCGAACGCCGAGCGGATCGGTCACCGTCTTGACCGCAGCGGGCACAGCTGGGGCACGATCAACGTGGCGCTGCGCCTGAATGCAGGGCAGGGCGGAGGCCTGACCGACTCGGCAATGATCGAGGCGCTTAGCATCGCCGCATCCGCACGCACCGCAGCCGTGATGGAGGTCGGGCTGGACTTGCCCACAGGGCGCGCGACGGGCACCGGAACAGACTGCATCGCCGTTGCCGCACTACCGGGCGATATGGCCTTTGCCGGGATGCACACCGCGCTGGGACAGGCGGCCGGGCAGGCGGTCTACACCGCCGTGCACGCCGGGGCGCAGGAGTGGATGCAGACCGTTCGACCGGCCCTCTAAGCGGCGCTTGGTTTGCTGCAATTGGCAATAAACTGGCGCTTGACGCCCCGCGCGTCGCCGACTAAAGACTGGCCAGCGTGGACAGGACGAGCCGTCTTGAAAGCGCATGCAGTGGGCGGTTGTAGCTCAGTTGGTTAGAGTACCGGCCTGTCACGCCGGGGGTCGCGGGTTCGAGTCCCGTCAACCGCGCCACCGCTGCATTTCACCTGATGACATGTGCAACATGCGCGTGACTGGGCAAACCCCGTGACAAAAAGTACCGCGAAGCGCGTAAACACCGCTTTTCGGCATTGACGGGTCAGGCAGCCTCAATTACTCACAGCTTCATGCGCGGTTGTAGCTCAGTTGGTTAGAGTACCGGCCTGTCACGCCGGGGGTCGCGGGTTCGAGTCCCGTCAACCGCGCCACTTACCCCTTCCATACATCAAAAGCGCCGCGCAACCTATTGATCCTGCGCGTCTATCAAGGTCGATAACCGCGCTGCAGTGCCTTCTGCGGCGTCAGTGCATCAGGCCAGCCATACATCCGCTCGACCGCGTAGAGCGCGATGCAGACGATTACGATCGCCAGCACAAATTTGACGCGCCCGGCACTGGGCGGATTTTGCGCCCATCGCGTCATTCGCAAGAGCCATCTGGTATTCATTGGTAAATCTTGATGCGATGCATGAGAAAGGCATCGCAACCCTCTATAGTCGCGTTACAAATAATCCATTAGAAAGCTACAGGCACATAACATTCCGACGCGCGCGGCTGCACGCCCCCTTGCCATTTGGACATCAGTCTACGACATGGAATACCACTGTCACGCAAAAATATCCGGAGCCGGCCTTGCCTACCCATTCCGAAACCCGCCACCTTCCCTACAGTGCGCAGCAGATGTACGATCTGGTCGCGGATGTCGGAAATTATCCGGAATTCCTGCCATGGACCGCCGCCGCGCGGGTGAAGAGCCGCAATCAGCAGCCCGATGGCAGCGAGGTGATGGAGGCGGATCTGGTCATCAGCTTCAAGGTCTTTCGCGAGACGTTCGCCAGCCGCGTCGTGCTATGGCCCAATGACAGAAAAATCGACACCAGGTATCTGGACGGCCCATTCAAACACATGATTTCAAACTGGAAATTCTCCGACGCGGAGAATGGCTGCACTGTCGATTTCTATGTCGATTTCGAGTTTCGCAACCGCATCCTGCAATCGGCGGCGGGCCTTTTCTTCTTTGACGCAATGCAGCGCATCGTGCGCGCCTTCGAGCGGCGCGCGCATGACCTTTACGGCTGATCCAGCGCAGTAGCCAATAGCGCCAGCGCATGATCGCGCGCGGCGCGGCGCACTGCATCGCGGCCAAGCGGGCCGAACTCCTGCACATCCACCTTCGCCGCCACGCCCTGGCGCGCGATGCCAAAGCAGACGCGCCCCTCTGGCTTGTGTTCGGAGCCGCCAGGGCCTGCAATGCCGGTAATCGAGACCGCCAATTGGGCCTGTGAATGCGCCAGCGCGCCTAGCGCCATCTCAGCAGCGACTTCGGGGCTGACCGCGCCATGCGCTTCCAGAGTGGCAGGCTTAACGCCCAGCATCTGAATTTTGGCATCATTCGAATAGGTGACGAAACCACGCTCGATCACGTCCGAGCTGCCCGGCACATCCGTTAGCGCGGCCATCACCATGCCGCCCGTACAGCTTTCGGCGGCAGCGATCATCACCCCGGCCACGCGCGCGCGGTTCAATATCTCAGCAGGGGTCATGCCCCCAATACCCCATGTGCCAGCGCAGCCAACACCATCACACTTAAGGCCGCCAGAACGCCTGCGATTACGTCGTCCAGCATCACGCCGAATGGCGTATGTTGCCGATCAGCCCAGCCCACAGGCCCGGGCTTGAAGATATCGAAGAGACGAAAGAGGATGAATGCCGCTATCCAGCCGGGCCAGAGCGCAAAGATGGACGCGCCCACATGCCACGCGCCGAAGGACAGTGGCAAAAGGGCGATCCACTGACCGACGACCTCGTCGATGACCACATGCGAGGGGTCGTGATCGTCCTCCCAGCGCGTCACCTGCGTCGTCGCCCAGAGCCCTTCAAAGAATGCGGCGATAATCGCTATCATCAACAGCCACGGCCCGCCGATCAGATGCAGCACTGCGGCCATCGGCAACGCGACCAGCGATCCCCAGGTGCCGGGGGCAGGACGTAGATGGCCGACACCGCCCACTGTTGCGACAAAGCGGGCGATCTTCATGGGGTCACCAGCAGGACGCTCGCCAGCGCGGCTATGCCTTCCTCGCGGCCGGTAAAGCCCAGCCTCTCGGACGTGGTTGCCTTTACCGAAATGCGCCCTGGCGCGAGGCCGGTGATGTCACTGAGCGTGGCCTGCATGGTGGCGGCATGGGGGCCGATCTTGGGCTGTTCGCAAACAAGAGTGATGTCCATATTGCTGATGTCATACCCTTTTTCGCGGGCTAGCTGCACGGCATGGCGCAGAAAGACATGACTCTCTGCGCCCTTCCATTCAGGCTCGGAGGGGGGGAAATGCCGCCCAATATCGCCCTCGGCCAGCGCGCCGTAAATTGCGTCGCAGATCGCGTGCAAACCGACATCGGCGTCCGAATGACCCTGAAGCCCGCGCCCATGCGGCACTGCCACGCCACACAGCATGACATGATCGCCGGGGCCAAAGCGGTGGACGTCGTAGCCATTGCCGATGCGAATATCCATTGTGCCTCTCAACAGGGCCTCGGCCCGTGCAAAATCAGGGGGATGGGTGATCTTGAGGTTGTCCTCATCGCCCGGCACGATCACCACGTCAAGCCCGGCGGCACGCGCCACGGCCACGTCGTCGGGCGCGTCGCCAGTATGCGCGCGATGTGCGGCGAGGATGGCCGCAAAATCAAAACCTTGGGGTGTCTGCGCCCGGTAGAGCCCGGCGCGGTCCTGCGTGCCATCGACGTGCCTATCCCGAACGATCCAGAGCGCATCGGTCACGGGCAGGGCGGGCGCTGCAGCCGACGCGGTATCCAGCGCGCTAAGTACACGACGGATCAAGGGGGCCGAGACACAGGGCCGCGCCACGTCATGAATCAGCACGCGGGTGCAGCCAGTGCGCTCCAGCGCCTCCAGCCCCGCGCGCACCGATGCGGCGCGGGTATCGCCGCCGGCAGTTAGTAACACGTCTTTCTGTGGCGAAAAATGAGCGATGTCATCAGGATGTAGCGCGATCATGATGTGATCTATCTCGGGCAAAGCGACGAAGGCGCGCAAGGTCCAGTCAATCACGCGGGCGCCCGCCAGCGGCTGCCACTGCTTGGGACGAACGCCGCCCGCGCGGGTGCCGCGCCCGGCGGCAACTATGAGGACGGCGCATGTCATGGCGTGCAGCCTACCGCGCCGCGCGACCCCCTGCAATTCATTGCGAAGCGCGCCCGCGCCGGGTAGAGATGAACACCATCCACCGGACGAACGCCCATGCCCTTGACCCTTAGAGATACGTTGCTGACATCGCCCGTCCTTCTTGCGCCGCTGGCGGGGATCACGGATCTGCCTTTTCGCACCTTGGTCGCGCGCTTTGGCGCGGGCCTCGTGGTGAGCGAAATGATCGCGAGTCAGGAAATGGTGCAGGCCAAACCTTCGGCGCGTGAAAAGGCCGAATTGGGCCTAGGCGCCGCTGCAACTGCCGTGCAACTGGCCGGGTGCGAGCCCGTCTGGATGGCCGAAGCCGCGCGCATGGCCGAGGCGGATGGCGCGCGCATTATAGACATTAACATGGGTTGCCCCGCCAAGAAGGTGACGCGCAGCGCTGGATCGGGCGCGGCCGGATCGGCGCTGATGCGTGATCCCGACCATGCGCTGCGCCTGATCGAGGCGGTGGTGAGCGCGGTCAAGGTGCCTGTAACGCTGAAAATGCGACTGGGCTGGGATGACAGTCAGCGCAACGCGCCCGCTTTGGCACAGATGGCCGAAAACGCGGGGGTCGCCATGATTACGGTCCACGGGCGCACGCGCTGTCAGTTCTACAAGGGCCGCGCCGATTGGGCCGCAATCGGCGCGGTCAAGCAGGCTGTGCGCATCCCCGTGATCGCGAATGGAGATATCGTCGATGCCGCCACGGCTTGCAGCGCATTGAAGGCTTCGGGCGCGGATGGCGTCATGATCGGGCGCGGTGCGCAGGGACGGCCTTGGGCGCTGGCCGAGGTGGCGCATCGCCTCTTTGGCACCCCCGCGCCGCATGTTCCCCAAGGAACAGCGCTAGGCGACATGATCGGCGCGCATTATGAGGCGATGCTTGATTTCTACGGGTCCACTTTGGGGTTGCGCGTGGCCCGCAAGCATCTGCGCTGGTATCTGGACGGGGCCGAGCCACAAATGCGTCGCGCCATTCTGACGGCGGACGATCCGGCAACGGTGCTGCACCTGTTGCCCTGCGCGCTTAACCCATGCACATCGGTGGCCGCATGACGGCGGGCGCCCCCGATATCTGGGGCGCGCTACCGGTGCCCGCGCTGCTGCTGGACACGCAGGATCGTGCGCTTAGGATCAATCCGGCGGCCGAAGGGTTTCTGAACGCGTCGGCGCGCGCGGCTACAGGGCAGCGCCTGTCCGAGTTATTACACCTAGATGCGCCGCTTGATGCCGCTTTGGCGCGCGCGCGGGCGGTTGGCGCGCCACTCTTTGTCGCCGACATCGCTGTCGGCGCGGGGGGCCGCGCGCCGGTGCAATGTAGCCTTCAGATCGCGCCGATTGACATCGACGCGGCAGGGCCAGACGCCGCCATGTTGATGCTGATAATACCTAGCGAGTTGGCCGGTTATCCGGCGCAGGATCCGTCGGCGCGGCCCGGTGCCCGCTCGGCCATCGGCATGGCCGAGATGCTGGCGCACGAGATCAAGAACCCGCTGGCGGGAATCATCGGCGCCGCGCAGCTACTGTCGATGACCCTTGGCGAAGAGGATCGCGAACTGACGGATCTGATCGTCGGCGAAAGCCGCCGGATCGACGCGTTGCTGGGCCAGGTCGAAAGTTTTGGCAACCTCGCGCCACCGCGCTGTCGGCGGGTCAATGTGCATGATGTTCTGGTGCGCGCCCGGCGCAGTGCGTTGCTGGGCTTTGCTGCTGATATGCGCATCATTGAAGAGTATGACCCCTCGTTGCCCTATGCGTGGGCCGATCCCGATATGCTGCTGCAAGTGCTTCAAAACCTGTTGAAAAACGCCGCCGAGGCCGCCGCACCCGAAGGCGGCACAATCATCCTGCGCAGTTGTTTCGAGCAGGGCGTGCGCCTGCGCGGAGATGGCGGCACCGGTGCGCCCCTGCCGCTTCAGATTGAGGTAATCGACGATGGCCCCGGCGTGCCGCCTGAGCTGACCTCCAGCCTGTTCGAACCGTTCGTGTCGGGGCGCGAGAACGGCACCGGGCTGGGTCTGGCGCTGGCGGCGCGGATCATGGCGGGGCAGGGCGGCTGGATCGCGGTCAACTCACGTCCAGGCCGCACCGTATTCCGGCTGTCGCTGCCGCTGGCGACGTCCAAGTTGGAGGCAGGCTGATGGATGGCACGGTTCTAATCGCGGATGACGATCGCACGATCCGCACGGTTCTGGCACAGGCGCTGATGCGGGCGGGCTGCAAGGTGCACGCCACCTCCAGCCTGACGACGCTGATGCGTTGGATCAGCGAGGGGATGGGGGACGTCGTGATTTCCGACGTCATGATGCCCGATGGCAATGGGCTGGAAATGCTGCCCAAGATCGCTGAGGTGCGGCCCGGCCTGCCGGTCATCATCATTTCGGCGCAGAATACCGTGATGACCGCCATCCGCGCCGCCGAGGCCGAGGCTTGGGATTACCTGCCCAAGCCCTTCGATCTGCCCGATCTGATGGCGCGCACCGCGCGCGCGCTGACCAGCCACGGCGCGGACCGCGCCCGCGCGCCCCAACCAACGCCCAATGAGCTGCCGCTGATAGGGCAAAGCGCACCGATGCAAGCCCTGTTTCGTGTATTGGCACGGGTGATGAACACCGATCTGCCGGTCTGGATTTCGGGCGAGTCGGGCACCGGAAAATCGTTGATTGCGCGGGTGATCCATGACGTGTCGGACCGACGCGCGCGCCCTTACCTTGCGCTGGGGCCTGCCGATCTGCCTGCGGACGGCGCGCCTGCCGCGATTCTTGCGCGTGCGGACGGCGGCACCATCGTTCTGGACGGACTCTTTGATTTCGACGCGAACGCTCAGCTTCGCGCACTGCGCCTGATCGACGCCGCCACAGAGGCTGGCCCTGATACGCAGCCACGCATCATCGCCACAGCACAGAAATCGGGGCAGGTAACGGGGCCACAAATCGGGCAGGGCCTGCGCGACGATCTATATTTTCGTCTCGCAGGCGCCGTGATCGAGGTGCCACCGCTGCGCGCGCGCTCGGGCGATATCTCTCTTCTCGTGACGCATTTTCTCTACCTTTCCGAAGAGGCGGGTGGCCATCCGCGCCGCCTTGCACCGGATGCGCTGGACGCGCTGAACGCTTATGACTGGCCGGGCAACGTGCGCGAACTGGAACATGCAGCGCGCCGTCTGGCGCTAGGGGGTCGTGCGCCACTGATCTCGCACGACGAGGTAGCGGCCCTTTTGGCCACCCGCCCCGCCGCCCCGGTGGCAAGTGCACAGACCGAGAGCCTGTCGCAGGCTGTCGCCGCTCATGTGCAGCGCTACTTTGATCTGCACGCGCAGGAATTGCCGCCACCGGGCCTCTATGCGCGCATCCTGCGCGAGGTCGAGGCGCCACTGCTGCGAATCGCGCTGGATGCGGTGGGCGGAAATCAGGTCCAATGCGCCGAGCTTTTGGGCATGAACCGCAATACTTTGCGCAAAAAGATGACGTCGCTGGATATTGAGGTGACACGCCGCCCCAAGTTGATGTAAAAGCGCAACAGACCTGTGGCGCATTTGGGGCAGCACCCCCCGCGTGCCACTAAATATGGTGGGCGTGGTTTTTTAGTCACGCCGAAATGTTGGGGGATGTGAGTGGCCGCAAGGACACGCAGAATGGGGTGGGAGCGTATCTCACGCCTGCGCCGCGCAAAGCGTTTTCAGACCGCTGCCACCTTTGGGCTGGTCGTGCTGGGGCCGGTGCTGGCGTTGGTGACGTTCCTCGTCATGGGACCGCTGGATCAGGGCGCGCAATCGAACGTGTTGCGCATCGTTTTGCTGGCGGATCTGGTCTATGTCATCGCCGTCGCGGCGCTGGTGCTTCAGCGCGTTGTCCAGATGATCTCGGCCCGCCGGTCGCAATCGGCTGGCTCGCGGCTGCACCTGCGCCTCACCGGTGTTTTTGCGATCATGGCCTTGCTGCCGACGATTACGGTTGCGGTTTTCGCCACGCTGTCGGTCAATATGGGCCTTGAGGCGTGGTTTTCCGACCGGGTTGGCCGGGTCGTCAGCAATTCGGTCGCCGCGGCCGAGGCCTATGAGGACGAACACCGCCGTGATCTGATTATTGACGCGCGGGCAGTGGCGACCTTTCTTGAGGAGATCAAGCAGCGCAGCGTGTTCATGGACGACGGCGATATCAGGCAGGTTCTGTCCGAGGGTCAGCGCGAGATCCAGCGCGGATTGCGCGAGGCCTTTGTCATCGATGGCACCGGCGAGATCCGCGCGCGCGGCGAAAGCTCGTATCTGTTTGATTTTGAAAAGCCGTCCGAACAGCAACTGAGGGATGCGCGCGAGGACGGCATCCTGGTTCTTCAGGACTGGGATAATAACGAATTTCGCGCGCTGATCCCGCTGAAGGGCTTTGCCGACCGCATTCTTTATGTCAGCCGCAACGTGGATGGCGACATTCTGAACCTGCTGGATGAGACCAAGGAGACCGCGAATTTCTATCAACAACGCGAGAGCGAGCGGGGCCGCGTCCTGTTCGAGTTCGGACTGCTCTATCTGGGTTTCGCCGTCATCTTGATCCTTGCTGCCGTCTGGCTGGGCCTGTGGTTTGCCGAACGCCTCGCGCGCCCCGTGGGCCGCCTGACCAGCGCGGCGCAGCGTATCGGCGCGGGCGATCTGGATGTCCAGGTGCGCGAGGAGGAGGGCGATGACGAGATCGCGCAGCTCAGCACCTTCTTTAACCAGATGACTCGCCAGTTGAAGGCACAGCGCGCAGCGCTTTTGTCAAATACCGAACAGATCGAGAGGCGCCGCCGCCTGTTTGATTCGGTGCTGGGGTCGGTGTCGTCCGGCGTCGTTGGCCTTGATGCCAAGGGGCGCGTGACCTTCGTCAACCGCGCCGCCGAAAAGCTGCTGGATTGGCAGGAAGATCGCCAATCGGTCGATCTGACTGTGGCGGTGCCGGAATTTGCGGAACTGTTCAAACGCCTGCGCAAAAGCGCGAGTGGCTTTGTGCAGGACGAAATCCGCGTCACCCGCGGGGTCGAACAGGAAAGCCTGCTGGTGCGCATGTCCACCCGCCGCACAGACAGTGGCAAGCGAGAGGGATATGTTGTTGCCTTTGACGACGTCACCGATCTGGTCAGTGCACAACGTATGGCCGCGTGGGGCGACGTGGCGCAGCGCATCGCGCATGAGATCAAGAACCCGCTAACCCCGATCAAGCTGTCGGCCGAGCGAACGAAACGCAAGTTCACTAAGCTACTGAATGAAAAGGACGCAGCCGATCTGACGCAACTGACCGATGTTATCGTGCGCCAGACCGACGATCTGCGCCGCATCGTCGATGAATTCTCGAAGTTCGCACGCATGCCCGAGCCGCAGCGCAAGCCCGAAAGCCTCACACGCCTCGTCCGCGACGCGGTGCTGCTACAAGAGGCAGGCCAGCCCGATGTGCGGATCGAAAGCGATCTGGACGACGCGCCACTCTGGGCCGACGTGGATGCGACGATGATTTCTCAGGCGTTGACGAATTTGATCAAGAACGCTGGCGAAGCCACTGAAACCCTGCGTGAAAAGGGTCTTGCACCCGAGCGATTTCAGCCCATTATAAGGGTCAGCACGACATATATGGATGGCCGCGCCGAGTTGCGCATCGCCGACAATGGCATCGGCCTGCCCGAAGACCGCTCGCGCCTCTTTGAGCCATACGTGACGACACGCGACAAGGGCACGGGCCTCGGCCTGCCCATCGTCAAG includes:
- a CDS encoding phosphatidylglycerophosphatase A, whose protein sequence is MKIARFVATVGGVGHLRPAPGTWGSLVALPMAAVLHLIGGPWLLMIAIIAAFFEGLWATTQVTRWEDDHDPSHVVIDEVVGQWIALLPLSFGAWHVGASIFALWPGWIAAFILFRLFDIFKPGPVGWADRQHTPFGVMLDDVIAGVLAALSVMVLAALAHGVLGA
- the dusB gene encoding tRNA dihydrouridine synthase DusB, with translation MPLTLRDTLLTSPVLLAPLAGITDLPFRTLVARFGAGLVVSEMIASQEMVQAKPSAREKAELGLGAAATAVQLAGCEPVWMAEAARMAEADGARIIDINMGCPAKKVTRSAGSGAAGSALMRDPDHALRLIEAVVSAVKVPVTLKMRLGWDDSQRNAPALAQMAENAGVAMITVHGRTRCQFYKGRADWAAIGAVKQAVRIPVIANGDIVDAATACSALKASGADGVMIGRGAQGRPWALAEVAHRLFGTPAPHVPQGTALGDMIGAHYEAMLDFYGSTLGLRVARKHLRWYLDGAEPQMRRAILTADDPATVLHLLPCALNPCTSVAA
- a CDS encoding CinA family protein; amino-acid sequence: MTPAEILNRARVAGVMIAAAESCTGGMVMAALTDVPGSSDVIERGFVTYSNDAKIQMLGVKPATLEAHGAVSPEVAAEMALGALAHSQAQLAVSITGIAGPGGSEHKPEGRVCFGIARQGVAAKVDVQEFGPLGRDAVRRAARDHALALLATALDQP
- a CDS encoding PAS domain-containing sensor histidine kinase — encoded protein: MGWERISRLRRAKRFQTAATFGLVVLGPVLALVTFLVMGPLDQGAQSNVLRIVLLADLVYVIAVAALVLQRVVQMISARRSQSAGSRLHLRLTGVFAIMALLPTITVAVFATLSVNMGLEAWFSDRVGRVVSNSVAAAEAYEDEHRRDLIIDARAVATFLEEIKQRSVFMDDGDIRQVLSEGQREIQRGLREAFVIDGTGEIRARGESSYLFDFEKPSEQQLRDAREDGILVLQDWDNNEFRALIPLKGFADRILYVSRNVDGDILNLLDETKETANFYQQRESERGRVLFEFGLLYLGFAVILILAAVWLGLWFAERLARPVGRLTSAAQRIGAGDLDVQVREEEGDDEIAQLSTFFNQMTRQLKAQRAALLSNTEQIERRRRLFDSVLGSVSSGVVGLDAKGRVTFVNRAAEKLLDWQEDRQSVDLTVAVPEFAELFKRLRKSASGFVQDEIRVTRGVEQESLLVRMSTRRTDSGKREGYVVAFDDVTDLVSAQRMAAWGDVAQRIAHEIKNPLTPIKLSAERTKRKFTKLLNEKDAADLTQLTDVIVRQTDDLRRIVDEFSKFARMPEPQRKPESLTRLVRDAVLLQEAGQPDVRIESDLDDAPLWADVDATMISQALTNLIKNAGEATETLREKGLAPERFQPIIRVSTTYMDGRAELRIADNGIGLPEDRSRLFEPYVTTRDKGTGLGLPIVKKIIEEHGGSLTLLDAEPFAEGARQGAMAVIRLDLTETSIELTSADKAVGA
- a CDS encoding type II toxin-antitoxin system RatA family toxin, with the translated sequence MPTHSETRHLPYSAQQMYDLVADVGNYPEFLPWTAAARVKSRNQQPDGSEVMEADLVISFKVFRETFASRVVLWPNDRKIDTRYLDGPFKHMISNWKFSDAENGCTVDFYVDFEFRNRILQSAAGLFFFDAMQRIVRAFERRAHDLYG
- a CDS encoding response regulator → MDGTVLIADDDRTIRTVLAQALMRAGCKVHATSSLTTLMRWISEGMGDVVISDVMMPDGNGLEMLPKIAEVRPGLPVIIISAQNTVMTAIRAAEAEAWDYLPKPFDLPDLMARTARALTSHGADRARAPQPTPNELPLIGQSAPMQALFRVLARVMNTDLPVWISGESGTGKSLIARVIHDVSDRRARPYLALGPADLPADGAPAAILARADGGTIVLDGLFDFDANAQLRALRLIDAATEAGPDTQPRIIATAQKSGQVTGPQIGQGLRDDLYFRLAGAVIEVPPLRARSGDISLLVTHFLYLSEEAGGHPRRLAPDALDALNAYDWPGNVRELEHAARRLALGGRAPLISHDEVAALLATRPAAPVASAQTESLSQAVAAHVQRYFDLHAQELPPPGLYARILREVEAPLLRIALDAVGGNQVQCAELLGMNRNTLRKKMTSLDIEVTRRPKLM
- a CDS encoding adenosylcobinamide amidohydrolase — encoded protein: MMALTLDTPWLEFDLGGQMRVLSWAINRPGLVTARRILWREVRNADLPPDLDVPTWLHGALKARGALDAVTFLTSRDIVHHHVAEAQVEDVTACAVATVGLSNAERIGHRLDRSGHSWGTINVALRLNAGQGGGLTDSAMIEALSIAASARTAAVMEVGLDLPTGRATGTGTDCIAVAALPGDMAFAGMHTALGQAAGQAVYTAVHAGAQEWMQTVRPAL
- a CDS encoding ABC transporter ATP-binding protein, with the protein product MSLLTLDHFGVTLRGRTILNDINLQIQEGEFVGLIGPNGAGKTTLMRAALGLIPSTGRSSLAALAPRARAKCAAWMPQAREIAWPVTVETLVMLGRVPHLGAGQRAAPEDHFATEAAIDRMGLEPLRHRAATRLSGGETARALIARALAQDTPLLMADEPTAGLDPAHQISTMETFAALAAQGKSCLVSLHDLGLAVRHCTRLILLAPDGDLAADGAPGDVLTPERLDAVFGIAAAFCDGEDGPLFQPLRVTR
- a CDS encoding bifunctional 2-C-methyl-D-erythritol 4-phosphate cytidylyltransferase/2-C-methyl-D-erythritol 2,4-cyclodiphosphate synthase, which gives rise to MTCAVLIVAAGRGTRAGGVRPKQWQPLAGARVIDWTLRAFVALPEIDHIMIALHPDDIAHFSPQKDVLLTAGGDTRAASVRAGLEALERTGCTRVLIHDVARPCVSAPLIRRVLSALDTASAAAPALPVTDALWIVRDRHVDGTQDRAGLYRAQTPQGFDFAAILAAHRAHTGDAPDDVAVARAAGLDVVIVPGDEDNLKITHPPDFARAEALLRGTMDIRIGNGYDVHRFGPGDHVMLCGVAVPHGRGLQGHSDADVGLHAICDAIYGALAEGDIGRHFPPSEPEWKGAESHVFLRHAVQLAREKGYDISNMDITLVCEQPKIGPHAATMQATLSDITGLAPGRISVKATTSERLGFTGREEGIAALASVLLVTP
- a CDS encoding two-component system sensor histidine kinase NtrB, whose translation is MTAGAPDIWGALPVPALLLDTQDRALRINPAAEGFLNASARAATGQRLSELLHLDAPLDAALARARAVGAPLFVADIAVGAGGRAPVQCSLQIAPIDIDAAGPDAAMLMLIIPSELAGYPAQDPSARPGARSAIGMAEMLAHEIKNPLAGIIGAAQLLSMTLGEEDRELTDLIVGESRRIDALLGQVESFGNLAPPRCRRVNVHDVLVRARRSALLGFAADMRIIEEYDPSLPYAWADPDMLLQVLQNLLKNAAEAAAPEGGTIILRSCFEQGVRLRGDGGTGAPLPLQIEVIDDGPGVPPELTSSLFEPFVSGRENGTGLGLALAARIMAGQGGWIAVNSRPGRTVFRLSLPLATSKLEAG